Part of the Novipirellula artificiosorum genome, GTGGAGGTCAAGCGAAGCGGCGTTGTCCGTCGAGCCAAGCTGTACTTCCTCCGCGACCGCATCGGCAAGGCGGTCCGATTGAAAGAACGTCGCCGCTAGGAATCACAATCCGATTTTAAATCGCACCGATCCGTGTCTCGGCTTTCAGCAAAGAAAGCGGATGCACGGATTGAGCGAAAAACAGACTGCGCACGTTGGAGTCGTAGGCTTTAGCCGATTTAGCAAGGATCCAGCACGCAATCGGCTAAAGCCTACCACTCCAACGAATCATCCGTCTAGAATCAACGATCTGGAGCGACTCGGTGCGTTGTGAGGGGATTTTCATTCGATGCCCATGCATCAGATTGTCATTGGATGGCTTGAGCGGTACAGGGATTGGCGATATGGAGCGATCGACCGTGGTGGCCCGATTGGCAAACGGGGCGAACAAGCCGCCGCTCGACTGCTTCGCCAGAAAGGCCTGATCGTTGTGGCCGAAAGCGAATCCGATCGTGCTGGAGAGATCGACATCATTGCGATCGATTCGAAGCGAAGGATCGTGATCTTTGTCGAAGTCAAGACGCTCTCGACGACCAAACCAGGTCATCCCGCGGACCGAGTCGACACGACCAAGCAAGGAAAGATCAGCCGCGCGGCAATGCGATATTTGAAACGAAAGAAGCTCATCGGCACGGCATGCCGCTTCGATGTAATCGCGGTCTGGTGGCCCAACGAAGAGCAAGGCCCCGAGAAGATGGAACATTACGAATCTGCCTTCGAGGCCGTCGGTGACTTCCAAGTCTATTGATCGCTATACTGGGGGCTCCCATCCTCAAGGCAACCTTCCTAGCGCACCACCATGAGCCCATCCGTTTCGAATCCCAATGAAACGCCTCTCGGCGACGATGACGTCCAAGCAATCGATTGCCTCTGCGAGGTTTACCAGCGATTGCGAAACGAACTAGGGCGGGTGATTGTCGGCCAGCAAACGACGATCGAGCAATTGGCCATTTGTTTGTTCGCGCGGCGACACGCTCTGTTGATGGGTGTCCCCGGATTGGCCAAGACGTTGCTGGTCAGCAAGCTTGCGGAAACGATGTCACTCGATTTTAGTCGAATTCAGTTCACACCCGATCTGATGCCGATGGACATCACCGGCACCGATATTCTGCAAGAAACCAATTCGGGGCATCGCGAATTCCAATTCGTCCAAGGTCCCATTTTTGCAAACATCGTGTTGGCGGACGAAATCAACCGGGCCCCGCCCAAAACCCAAGCCGCGATGCTGGAAGCGATGCAGGAACACCGTGTCACGGTACTCGGCAAGCATTTTCCGCTGGATGAACCCTTCATGGTTCTGGCAACACAGAACCCGGTCGAACAAGAAGGTACTTACCCGCTGCCCGAAGCACAGCTTGACCGGTTTATGTCGCTGATCGAGTTAGATTACCCAAACGAGGCGGAAGAAATCCAAATCGCCAAGACAACGACAGGAGATGAACTGCCGCAATTGGACCATCTGCTCAGTGCTGAACAGATTATCGCTCATCAGCACTTGGTCCGCCGCGTTCCCGTTCCGGATCACATCTACACCTACGCAGCCCGCTTGGTACGAAAGACACGCCCCGATGGCGAGACCGCTCCCGATTGGCTCCGCCCGCTGGTGTCGTGGGGAGCAGGGCCACGAGCGGTTCAAAATTTGATCCTTGGCGCCAAAAGCCGCGCCGCGCTTGAAGGCAGCTACATGGTGCGTCTCGAGGACGTCCAGTATGTCGCCCCTCCCGTGTTGACCCATCGAATCATCACCACCTTTGCCGCGCAAAGCGAGCGAGTCACGGCGAAGGAGATTGTTCAACGATTGGTCGCGGAATCGTGAGCCCACGCACCGTGTCGACCAGGGGATCCCTCCCCTGCCTCGCCGAGATAAGGAAAAGGGGCTAACCGTTCGCCAACAATTCGTTGACCTTCTTCATCACTTCAAAAGCATCCGCCACGTAAAGGACGTCCGCCTTGCCTTGCGCCCAACTGCAATTGGCGTCGGTGTTCACCGCGCGTCGCTGATGGATAAAACGCCATCCCACCACGTGAGGTTCTTCGCCATGACAACAGGTGGCGAGTCCTTTGGGATGCCGAGGCGTGCTTCCCGTCTGACCGACTTGATTCATGTGACTCAGAAATCCCATCACCTGTTGGCCTTCGGCGTCTTGATCGACTAACGACTTGCTGCTGCCAAGCGATGCCTGGGTTTGGTTCAAAAACTCAAGAAGGATCACCTCGGCCTCAGGGACATGCGATTGTCCATCGGACTGTTTTTTCGTCCATCCGGCTCCGGCAACAATCAGCAGGTCGGCTTCAGGGCGGATCGTTTGCGTATTGGTGTCCGCCGCCTTCGTGCCGACGACTTTCGTGCGTGTT contains:
- a CDS encoding YraN family protein — protein: MPMHQIVIGWLERYRDWRYGAIDRGGPIGKRGEQAAARLLRQKGLIVVAESESDRAGEIDIIAIDSKRRIVIFVEVKTLSTTKPGHPADRVDTTKQGKISRAAMRYLKRKKLIGTACRFDVIAVWWPNEEQGPEKMEHYESAFEAVGDFQVY
- a CDS encoding AAA family ATPase is translated as MSPSVSNPNETPLGDDDVQAIDCLCEVYQRLRNELGRVIVGQQTTIEQLAICLFARRHALLMGVPGLAKTLLVSKLAETMSLDFSRIQFTPDLMPMDITGTDILQETNSGHREFQFVQGPIFANIVLADEINRAPPKTQAAMLEAMQEHRVTVLGKHFPLDEPFMVLATQNPVEQEGTYPLPEAQLDRFMSLIELDYPNEAEEIQIAKTTTGDELPQLDHLLSAEQIIAHQHLVRRVPVPDHIYTYAARLVRKTRPDGETAPDWLRPLVSWGAGPRAVQNLILGAKSRAALEGSYMVRLEDVQYVAPPVLTHRIITTFAAQSERVTAKEIVQRLVAES